DNA sequence from the bacterium genome:
ACGGCGGGCGTGTTCGAGGGTGTTGCCCAACCCGGCGTGGCCGCAGCCGCTGAAGAGGACCACCTCCCCCTCCTCCTCGACCGCCAGGTACTGCTCGTCCGTGAAGGGGTCGGGAACGAAGCCGTCCCCCTCCCGGACCGCCAGGAAGGGTTCGTCCCCTTCCGGGGGGCGCCCGCGGGGGATCTCGCCGCTGAGCCAGACCCCCGGGAGGATCTGCGCGGGCTCGCGGTTGAAGCGGAACCGGCCCCCCAGCGCCTCCAGGGCGCCGGCCCCCGACGGGGCCCCGATGGCGCGGGGGGCCGCCCCGTCCCGCAGCCGGCAGCGGCCGGGCCGGAAGACCCCGGGGTGGGCGTAGACCGGGCGGGGGCCGAAGGCGCGCAGGAGCGCCTCCAGGCCCCCGGCGTGGTCGTAGTGCCCGTGGCTGAGCACGATCCCCGCGACCGGCCCCGGGTCGACTCCCAGCCGGGCGGCGTTGGCGGCGGCCTCGGGACCGGGACCGGCGTCGAAGACCAGGGCCCCGAACCGCCCCGAGATCAGGAACGAGAGGCCGTGGGCCCCGGCCAGCCCCCCCGGGGCCGTCTCCTCGACCAGAACGGTCGCCTCAAGCACCGGCCGCCTCCGGCTTGAACCAGGCGACCAGCTTCAGGCCCCGGATCTGCCGGAAGGAGGCGCCCTGGGAGACGTAGGCCCGGACCCGGGCCGGGTCCTCGACCCGGGAGCCGCAGACGACGTCGACCCCGCGGCGGAAGAGGACGGGGCTGAAGGGGGCGGTCGGCCCCAGGAGGACGGTGTAGGCCCGGGGGCAGAGGGCGAGGAGGTCGGCGGCGGTGCGGTTGATGAAGGCGCTGGCCGAAACGGCGGCGACGTCGGCCCGGGAGAGGGGCCCGGCCGCTTCCCGGACCCCTTCCTCCCCTTCCCCGGGAGGTCGGCCGATCACGGTCAGGGAACGGACTTCCCCCTCCAGCTTCCTGAGGAAGGGGAAATCGCCGACCACGACCAGGTTCTTCCCCCGGGCGCGATCGGCCACGATGCGGGCGGCGTTGATTTCCGGGCAGCCCCGTCCGTTGGCCGCCAGCAGGGAGTTGAGGGCGGCCATGCCCAGCGACGCCTCCAGCAGGCGCGGGGAGAGGGCGAGCCGGGCCAGTTCCCGGGCTGACTTACCCACCAGCTCCCCCGCCCCCCGGACCCAGGCCGGATCGTGCCCGGAACAGGGGTCGCGGAAGGTGCTCGACAGCCCCCAGCCCGCGCTCTTGACCAGGGTGTCGAAGGGCCCGATGCAGACGTCCTCGACCT
Encoded proteins:
- a CDS encoding MBL fold metallo-hydrolase, with amino-acid sequence MLEATVLVEETAPGGLAGAHGLSFLISGRFGALVFDAGPGPEAAANAARLGVDPGPVAGIVLSHGHYDHAGGLEALLRAFGPRPVYAHPGVFRPGRCRLRDGAAPRAIGAPSGAGALEALGGRFRFNREPAQILPGVWLSGEIPRGRPPEGDEPFLAVREGDGFVPDPFTDEQYLAVEEEGEVVLFSGCGHAGLGNTLEHARRLFPGRRIAALAGGFHLCSAPASSVAAAVAEIAALAPDTVAAGHCTGDRALAELDRVLAGNFVRLRAGLTLTLPRRGEGGG
- a CDS encoding DUF364 domain-containing protein, translating into MAVADQEHLLEEMIADLPGDAEVEDVCIGPFDTLVKSAGWGLSSTFRDPCSGHDPAWVRGAGELVGKSARELARLALSPRLLEASLGMAALNSLLAANGRGCPEINAARIVADRARGKNLVVVGDFPFLRKLEGEVRSLTVIGRPPGEGEEGVREAAGPLSRADVAAVSASAFINRTAADLLALCPRAYTVLLGPTAPFSPVLFRRGVDVVCGSRVEDPARVRAYVSQGASFRQIRGLKLVAWFKPEAAGA